One genomic region from Populus nigra chromosome 8, ddPopNigr1.1, whole genome shotgun sequence encodes:
- the LOC133701109 gene encoding uncharacterized protein At1g15400-like: MAGLQRSAVSFRRQGSSGLVWDDKLISGELNKVNQKQEHEEQEPQHDQKTDIKLENDVRPTSRSSTTPSITIERSRSNGGQRGYRTGRVSPAIEPPSPKVSACGFCGAFGKQAKNHRKKAGKGRSR; encoded by the coding sequence ATGGCTGGCTTGCAAAGATCTGCCGTGTCTTTCAGGAGGCAAGGTTCCTCAGGGCTTGTATGGGATGATAAGCTTATCTCGGGAGAGCTAAACAAAGTCAACCAAAAACAAGAACACGAAGAACAAGAGCCACAGCATGATCAGAAGACAGATATCAAGCTAGAGAACGATGTCAGACCAACTTCAAGATCATCAACGACGCCCAGCATCACCATTGAGAGAAgtcgatccaacggtggacaaCGTGGCTACCGCACCGGCAGGGTGTCTCCGGCAATAGAGCCTCCCTCTCCAAAGGTGTCTGCATGTGGGTTTTGTGGCGCTTTCGGAAAACAAGCAAAGAATCATCGGAAAAAAGCCGGTAAGGGCAGATCCCGATAG